In one Lolium rigidum isolate FL_2022 chromosome 3, APGP_CSIRO_Lrig_0.1, whole genome shotgun sequence genomic region, the following are encoded:
- the LOC124696972 gene encoding MA3 DOMAIN-CONTAINING TRANSLATION REGULATORY FACTOR 2-like: MESSPKSSVPRAHAPIKCPSTCEDVDQLRTPSVSSQEFIDFKRKATTIVEEYFSTDDVAATANELRELRVPCYHYYFVKKLVSVAMDRHDREKEMAAVLLSSLYNDVIDRPQVYKGFCKLTESCDDLSVDTPDAVDILAVFVARAIIDDILPPAFLAKQLSCLPDGCKGAQVIHRADKSYLSAPHHGEIILQRWGGSKNITVEEAKAKIVDILEEYLAAGDTAEAFRCIRDLKIPFFHHDVVKRAVVLAIERGGAAEGHILDFLKSASREGVINESQMIKGFNRMIDSVDDLTLDVPNARCLLKSIILKASSEGWLCASSLKPLGPEPKKAAEDDAAVKKLKAKAVSIIQEYFLTGDIIESVSRLEAENRSCSPSVNAIFVKKLIIAAMDRKNREKEMASVLLCSLCMPPEHVVAGFHLLIDAAEDAALDNPAIVEDLAMFFARSVVDEVIAPSDLEAMEEEASRRKAVGSPGMLALRNAHALLGAKLSAERILRCWGGGGTGKAGWELSEVKEKVSKLLQEYDCGGGVREACRCIKELGMPFFHHEVVKKALVSIIEKRGKDERLWGLLDECYSRGLITPNQMTKGFERVADCVDDLALDVPDAREQLRCYVERAKKGGWLDASFSITRPGQQAPVPDGIAASS; this comes from the exons ATGGAGTCCAGCCCCAAAAGCTCTGTTCCTCGCGCTCACGCGCCGATCAAGTGCCCAAGCACCTGTGAG GACGTGGACCAGCTGCGGACTCCTTCAGTGTCGTCCCAGGAATTCATCGATTTCAAGAGGAAAGCTACCACGATCGTGGAGGAGTACTTCTCTACGGACGACGTGGCCGCGACGGCGAACGAGCTGCGGGAGCTCCGCGTGCCGTGCTACCACTACTACTTCGTCAAGAAGCTGGTCTCGGTGGCCATGGACCGGCACGACAGGGAGAAGGAGATGGCAGCCGTGCTGTTGTCCTCGCTCTACAACGACGTCATCGACCGCCCGCAGGTGTACAAGGGCTTCTGCAAGCTCACTGAGTCCTGCGACGACCTCTCCGTCGACACGCCCGACGCCGTCGACATCCTCGCCGTCTTCGTCGCCCGCGccatcatcgatgacatcctgCCACCGGCGTTCCTGGCGAAGCAGCTGTCGTGCCTGCCGGACGGGTGCAAGGGCGCCCAGGTCATCCACAGGGCGGACAAGAGCTATCTGTCCGCGCCGCACCACGGGGAGATCATCCTGCAGAGGTGGGGCGGTAGCAAGAACATCACCGTCGAGGAGGCCAAGGCCAAGATCGTCGACATCCTGGAGGAGTATCTGGCCGCCGGCGACACGGCCGAGGCGTTCCGGTGCATCAGGGACCTCAAGATCCCCTTCTTCCACCACGACGTCGTCAAGCGCGCCGTCGTTCTTGCCATTGAGCGTGGCGGGGCAGCCGAGGGCCACATCCTGGACTTCCTTAAGTCGGCATCGCGCGAAGGTGTCATCAACGAGAGCCAGATGATCAAAGGCTTCAACCGGATGATCGACTCTGTTGACGATTTGACGCTCGACGTGCCGAACGCGAGGTGTCTCCTGAAATCCATAATCTTGAAGGCTTCTTCGGAGGGCTGGCTGTGCGCGTCGTCCCTGAAACCGCTTGGCCCGGAGCCGAAGAAGGCCGCCGAGGACGACGCCGCCGTCAAGAAGCTCAAGGCGAAGGCTGTGTCGATCATACAGGAGTACTTCTTGACAGGGGACATCATCGAGTCGGTGAGCAGGCTGGAGGCCGAGAACAGATCGTGCTCACCCTCCGTCAATGCCATCTTCGTCAAGAAGCTGATCATCGCTGCGATGGACCGGAAGAACCGGGAGAAAGAGATGGCTTCCGTGCTGCTGTGCTCGCTCTGCATGCCACCGGAACACGTCGTTGCAGGGTTCCACCTCCTGATCGATGCCGCCGAGGACGCCGCGCTGGACAACCCTGctatcgtcgaggatctggccatgTTCTTTGCCAGGTCGGTGGTCGACGAGGTGATCGCGCCGTCGGACCTGgaggcgatggaggaggaggcaagCCGCCGCAAGGCGGTGGGCTCCCCCGGAATGCTGGCGCTGCGGAACGCCCACGCCCTGCTGGGAGCAAAGCTCTCCGCGGAGCGGATCCTGCGgtgctggggcggcggcggcaccggcAAGGCCGGGTGGGAGCTCAGCGAGGTGAAGGAAAAGGTTAGCAAGCTCCTGCAGGAGTACGACTGCGGCGGCGGCGTACGGGAGGCCTGCCGGTGCATCAAGGAGCTCGGCATGCCGTTCTTCCACCACGAGGTCGTGAAAAAGGCGCTGGTGTCGATCATCGAGAAGCGGGGCAAGGACGAGCGGCTCTGGGGGCTGCTCGACGAGTGCTACAGCCGCGGCCTCATCACGCCGAACCAGATGACCAAGGGCTTCGAGAGGGTTGCCGACTGCGTCGACGACCTCGCGCTTGACGTGCCGGACGCCAGGGAGCAGCTCCGCTGCTACGTCGAGCGCGCCAAGAAGGGAGGATGGCTGGACGCCTCTTTCTCCATTACAAGGCCGGGGCAGCAGGCACCAGTCCCAGATGGCATTGCTGCTTCTTCGTGA